In Armatimonadota bacterium, the genomic stretch TGCAACCGAACAGCCTGCCCGGGGAAGGGGTCGATGATGATCGAGAGCACCTTGACGGCCTGTCCTTCGACCGCAGGCTCGTAGTGATGCATCTCAGCCGCCCAAAACATGCAACTTTCCTCCTCGTCGAGGGTGATTTCTTGATCGTCAAAGACGACTCGAAGCTTGCCTGAAATGACCCAAACGAACTCGTCGCCACGGTGCGATCTCCTGGGTGTGGGCTGAGTAAGAAGAATAACGTTGGGGTTGAACACCCCATCCTTCATCTTCGATTGAAGGATGGCAAATGGTGTCACCTCTGGCCCAAGCGCGTTTTGTGCAACTTTCTCAGAATCAAGCGGCTGATCGAGCCCAGATCCTATGAAGTTGTTCATATCCATCCACACATAGTCATCCTTCATATGGCAGGCCCGTATGGATGCGTGAGGAGTTTCGGGCCCAACAATCGAGCTCGGCTTGGCCTTGAGAGCTTTGCAGACCGCCACGATTGTGCTGAGATGAGTGGGATGCCCTTGTTCCAACCGTAAAAGAGTGTTCTTGCTGACTTGGGCGACGTCCGCAAGATCTCTGATTGAGTAGTTCTGGCGAGCTCGCAGGCGGCGGATCCGATGCCCGATGACATCAAGACCCGCTTGATCAACTAACTCCTGTAACGTCGGCTTCCTGCCTTTGCGTTGACTCATCAGAGGTGAGATTATGCGTCGCTTAGCCTTCAACATTCACC encodes the following:
- a CDS encoding XRE family transcriptional regulator, whose product is MSQRKGRKPTLQELVDQAGLDVIGHRIRRLRARQNYSIRDLADVAQVSKNTLLRLEQGHPTHLSTIVAVCKALKAKPSSIVGPETPHASIRACHMKDDYVWMDMNNFIGSGLDQPLDSEKVAQNALGPEVTPFAILQSKMKDGVFNPNVILLTQPTPRRSHRGDEFVWVISGKLRVVFDDQEITLDEEESCMFWAAEMHHYEPAVEGQAVKVLSIIIDPFPGQAVRLHLGKPKPTDDEE